The Tissierellales bacterium sequence GGCAATAATAGGTGGTATTATTAATTCTAAACTAATTCCATCTAATAATATATTTGTTTCTAATCCATCAGATGAAAAATTAATAGATTTAAAAAATACATATAAAGTTAAAATTACTAATGATAATATAAAGGTTGCAAAATCCGCTAATATATTATTTTTATCAGTAAAGCCAGATAAATACTCGGAAGTTATAGAAGAGATTAAAGATGAAGTAAAAGAAGATGTAATAGTCGTAACAATAGCGGCAGGAATAGATATTGCAACTACCCAGAAGGAATTTAGTAAGAATATAAAAGTTGTGAGGGCTATGCCTAACACTCCGGCTTTAGTAGGAGAAGGTATGACTGCATTGATGCCAAGTAATGAAATTACTGATATAGAATTTGAGGAAGTAAAATCAATATTTGAAAGTTTTGGGAAAGCGGAAGTTATGGATGAAAGTTTAATTCATGCCTTTACCTCCATAAGTGGATCTTCACCTGCTTATGTATTTATGTTTATTGAAGCTTTGGCAGATGGTGGAGTACTACAGGGCATGCCTAGA is a genomic window containing:
- the proC gene encoding pyrroline-5-carboxylate reductase, which codes for MNKTIGFIGAGNMAKAIIGGIINSKLIPSNNIFVSNPSDEKLIDLKNTYKVKITNDNIKVAKSANILFLSVKPDKYSEVIEEIKDEVKEDVIVVTIAAGIDIATTQKEFSKNIKVVRAMPNTPALVGEGMTALMPSNEITDIEFEEVKSIFESFGKAEVMDESLIHAFTSISGSSPAYVFMFIEALADGGVLQGMPREKAYKFASQAVLGSAKMVLETGIHPGELKDMVCSPAGTTIEAVEALEETKFRHSIMSAVRKCSEKSQRMSEK